From the genome of Nicotiana sylvestris chromosome 2, ASM39365v2, whole genome shotgun sequence, one region includes:
- the LOC104249814 gene encoding lipid phosphate phosphatase epsilon 2, chloroplastic-like — translation MSTITTLVFSPLIQFPKPKSFSTSKLNFRSKFTFLSRDKKYPYPNMADLVRSQASVGDDGVGVKIGGFEQEAFIDGPSISATGGLNATLNKLSKWLVAAVFGIIFLWRHDAEALWAASGSVLNAWLSTVLKRILNQERPVSTLRSDPGMPSSHAQSIIYAATFCIVSMVEYFGLNGITAVISALIFAIGSYFSWLRVSQRLHTTSQVAVGAVLGFSFSVFWFWLWDAVVLKAFISHLWIRLIIVLGTAAICVSFLLYVVRYWVLEEN, via the exons TCTACCATAACTACCCTTGTTTTTTCACCCTTAATTCAATTCCCTAAACCCAAATCATTTTCCACGTCTAAATTGAATTTCCGTAGTAAATTCACTTTCTTATCCCGTGATAAAAAATACCCATATCCAAATATGGCGGATTTAGTTAGAAGTCAAGCCAGtgtaggtgatgatggagtgggTGTAAAAATTGGAGGTTTTGAACAAGAAGCTTTCATTGATGGGCCCTCAATTTCTGCTACTGGTGGACTCAACGCCACTCTCAATAAGTTG AGTAAGTGGCTGGTGGCTGCAGTTTTTGGTATAATCTTCCTTTGGAGGCATGACGCAGAAGCACTTTGGGCTGCTTCTGGTTCTGTTCTGAATGCCTGGCTCTCAACTGTACTGAAGAGAATACTGAACCAAGAGCGACCCGTTTCTACGCTAAGATCAGACCCTGGAATGCCATCTTCTCATGCACAGTCTATCATCTATGCAGCAACATTCTGTATTGTCTCAA TGGTAGAATATTTTGGGTTAAACGGAATAACCGCAGTCATTAGCGCACTTATCTTTGCAATTGGCTCCTACTTT TCATGGCTACGGGTTTCCCAACGGCTTCACACAACCAGCCAAGTAGCCGTAGGTGCTGTGCTAGGATTCTCTTTCTCCGTTTTCTGGTTTTGGTTGTGGGATGCAGTAGTCCTGAAGGCATTTATATCCCACTTGTGGATTCGGCTTATTATCGTTCTTGGCACTGCTGCCATTTGTGTCAGCTTTCTCCTATATGTGGTTCGATACTGGGTTCTTGAGGAAAACTGA